The genomic segment GCAGGtgaggctttttaaaatattggtgATCGGACAGACGTCCGTACAATTTGAACTTTGTTGTGCGCAGCGAGTGGCTCACCTCTCCAGAGACAGACCCCAGGCTATCACCGACACGTCCTCCGGGAGGCCCATGGGCAGCAGCATCTCTGGCCTGAACACCCCAGAGTTCCCCACTTCCACCCACTTTTTCAGCCCTGAACCCACAGAAAGACAGAAGATTAAAACCTTGCATGAAACGAACGTGAGGATAAAATTCGAGCAGCGCAGtcgacagaaacaaaaaacgaCGCCTTAAAAAAGGGACTCCTTTCAAAACTTTAGCCTTATTTTGAATAGAGATGAACCgattcacttttttcacttccaacaCCGATATCTCGGGGTTATTATACAGGAAAACAAAGACGACTTTagaggtttctgtttttttcagacacagaaattaaaagcaacttaattacaaatgtatttccAACTCTGCACCGGAACATCACACTTAAATTCACCAATAGCTCCACAAGCCTGGtcagaaaatggaaaagcaactttaatttgttcagtcagttcaCTGAGGAGAAGAGCAGCCAAtggacaataaataataaatagagtgggggaaaaaaaaaaaaggttgatcATCTTGGGCAATAAGCTGCAACAACATggttcaaaaagtgaaattatgaaacagaaagaagaataaatGGTAAAGCACacagcatagaattagactgaatagatctgcccttatgggTCATTCACATTGTAATTGATACCCAatggagatttttttctaacattttggATTGGTGAATCTCGTTCTGATCAGATATTAATTCCTGCATATTtagatacataaataaatcaatatttgatgACACACAGAGCGTACCTTCATGGTAGCTGAACACTTCCATACTGGGCTCTGTGTAGGGGTTGTAAGCTGGCTTGAAGCGCAGTTTGGTTAttcctggaagaaaaaataaaaaagaaaaaatttaaactgcacacaaaaagaggaaattcGGTGTTTATTTCCACATTCGCCTCTGGTGAAACAGCGTTAATGCTGTCGATTTAGTGAAACGTAAATACAGACGTCACTTTTCCCTGTTGTTCTTTATCCAATGCTCTCATCCATACCTAGTTTGGTGAAGAACTGGTGCAGCACCCCCATCAGGTCCCCCAGCGTGAGGCCGTAGTCGGCCACCACCCCCTCTATCTGGTGAAACTCTGCCAGGTGGGTGGCGTCCAGTGTCTCGTTCCTGAACACCCGGTCGATGGAGAAATACTTGACAGGGGTGAACTTTTCCTGGAGGACGAGACGGCgtcaggagaggagaggagaggtgcATCGTGGGTGAGAACAGTACAAGGACAGTCATTAGGAGTCCAGATGGAATGGATTCCTTTTTAAGAGACAACAGTTGTGAAACTAAGCTGACCAAGAGAACTGCTTTTTTGGTAAAGACTCACATTTAAAGTCTGATCTCAGTTTTCTACTGAGCTGAGGGAGAGCAGAATGTTAGACTGTCTTTGTTTCCTGAGTATCTGTGAGCTGCAGAAGGATTTCACCAATCGTCACATATCTGGACATACCAAAAATCATTTGACCTTACATTTAGATAACTTTTAAACACTTTGACAGGAAGCTTAATGCATATTTCTGGCCATTCTTCCAAGCCgagtcattcatttatttaaaaccgTTTATTTTTGAGGCTTTAAGcataaatcacataaaatcacataCATTTCTTTGTAGCTCTGAGATCAAGGAGATGTTAAGACATTAAAGTTAGCCTGATTAATCCACCAAAATccactttaatttgttcagttacGCATGAGgctcaaagtaaaaaatatttatataaatggtcatattttgtatcattttccatttctgttgattacgttttttattttctttaggtGGACTTTTGGATGACAGCCTTCCTTCTTAAAGGTTGGCATGTTTTCCCGATTGGCCGAGCTTGATTGCCACTACGACAAGCGGGCAACAATTTTATCTTACCtacttattaatattttaaccatttcaTCAACACGTTCTGGCACAACCGGGGCTTGAGAACATTTGTAATCTCGATTTGGCCCAAACTGAAAGAGTTTGACCTCCCTGCTCTAAGGCCTGATGAAACATCTCCTTAATAACTGTGTCTGTCTGGAGACCTGGCTCTTCCGTGCTCATTGGTCGGTGTGCTGGGCTCCTTCGTGCTCATTGGTCGGTGTGCTGCTCACCTGCTGTGCTAGCTTATACAGCATGCGAGCGCTAACAGCTGTAGTGTGCGTTCGGAGGATGTTCTTCTGAGCCTCCTCCATCTTCCAGTCGTATTTGTACCTGAAAGGCAACATCGCGTTGACCCACACCTGCTACACAACTTGACATCGGTTGGCTAGCTTAGCTAGCTCTCACCCCTGCGAGCCGTAGCCGCCCTCTGAGTGGACCTTCTTCACTCTCTCCAGGTAGTCCATGGGGAAGTGGTGAGCGAGTGACGGGTCTGAAACCAAACGGTCACCAATCAGCAGAGAGGAGCGGCGGAGGCAGAGGGAGCCGCGACCGAGACTCACCGGACAGGAAGAAGGTGTCGTGCTGGTCTCTGGCCGGGTGCTGCTGAGGCTGGAACAGAGAGTCGAAATTCCAGAAGGAGCTCTCGATGAAGTTGTTGGTCGGCATCTCGGAGAAACTAGAGGAAGAGATTCGCGTTGCTCGTTTTTAGATCGGTTGGTGATCCCTCGTTTCCTGCATGTCAGTGATGAGCAGAGTCTCACCCCATCTCCAGGAAGATCTGCCTGAACTGCGTCCGCACCTTCATCAGAGGGTGGAGGTGTCCGCAGTCGGGGGCCACGCCCATCGCCTCGAAGTTGTACGGCTTAAACTTCTTCTCTTTCCAGCTGCCACTGTGTCACAACAAAGAAGATCAAACATGTAACCCCACCCTCCTCCTGCTCAAGGTAACAGTAACCCAACTCCTGTGCATGGAGGTTACAGATGCACCGCATATCTGCACTAGTACCAGTATTGGTCCAGTATTAGAAATTTTATCATATCGGTATCagccaatattttatttaaaaaaaaatttttttttacatgtttgtataTTCcgatattacttttttttttaaaaacataccaTACTGGTCTGATATTAGATATTTTCTAACATAtaggttttgttttgataaatagAATTGGGCcaatattagcatttatttcAATCTCACAATGATGAAATGTGGTCAAGGTgttgaatatttcataaaaaaatatatatttaatatttcctacttaaatctgtaaatatcgGCGATAACAGTAATATTATCGGtacattttttccccatatCGGTGCATCCCCAATGGTGGATATTTCAATCCACATATGGTGGATATGTCGTCTTAGCTAAAACCACAGAAAGCCTCATATTGATGTACTTATAATACAATTTCTGCACATCTGGATGCTGCTGTTAGAAAAATCCGATCTctagaacattttcaaacaaatgcaaagcGAGACGAGATTTCTACAGTAGTCAGGATTTACATATGGAAGCTGGAAAAAACATGGAGGCAGGAAGACGAATGGACAAACATGGAGGAACAAGTGGAACGATAGAGAAGGGAGTCTGGaaatctattgtttttttcttcttcgttACTTATCCAGACCTGGAACAAACGAACTCCAGGCTTTATTTAGGGCAGTGAATCGGTTTAGCGGCGACGCGTTCTGAAGGACAAACATCCGTCTGTCCCGCTCTGCCTTTAGGACTGAGGTGTCCATAACTCTGGACCCGTCCCCATGTTAGAGCAGACGTTCCTCTGCGTCCTCCGTCTGAGAGCCTGACCCCGCCACCGGCCGACGGGGGAAGGCCAGACCGGACGCGTGTGTGTTCCATctccacaaacacactcacCTGGCAATCATCTCAGGAGTCAGCTCCGTCTCCTGCTTGGTTACCGTGGCGCTGAAGGAGTTTCCCTTTATGATCCAGTAAGACTTAACGGTGCTGAACAAATAATAGGAATAAAGGCATAAATTGGCATTCTGggttataaatcaataaaatgtgtaataatAAAGACACAAAGTCTAAAAAGCTGAAAACCTTTGCCAACATGAATATTTAGACTTTTCTAAAGACATTTTGAGTTGTCCTAGAGTTTCAAACGTTTAGCAAAACTTCATGCACTTTAACCTGAAATCACTCCCAAATTGCCATGTCtgatggttgctatggagacttgATGACTATAAGATGCTAACGATGTTTCCATGTCATATTAatatcccccccaaaaaacaagaagattGCCAATGGTcaactaatataaaaaaaaaaaaagggaaatatgaatttttaaaatgctgcagtttAAATTCATTTGAAAGAGGATTGTTAAGGCCACCAGCAAATTTTCTTAAAACCagacttcattaaaaaaaaaaggttattttaaatgttccaCTCTaatgaaaagtattttctttttttttttttttatctgtgagATAATATAAgtaatgaaaaacacatttcttatttatgtttttttttttttacacatttttaccagGGATGCCAATAAATGTCATTGGAGCTGGAAATTTGTGTTTCCCTTCTTCGCCTTAAAGCGTGAAAAAATAATTCCACATCTGCTCATCAGTTGGAGGTGTAAGGAGGATCTGAACGGCAGTAAAAAGCCGTGTTCGCTGGGCTCAGTGAGGAAGATTTCCTGAGGATGAAATGAGTTGGAGCTGCTTTGCACGTTTACATTTTGGCTGTCAGGCAGCCGGACTTCTTGGGTAAGAGGATTTGGAGGGAAAACATAAACCCACagcatattcatttttttttattttttttttttagtcatccaaaaatgaaaatccaaatgTTCCCATCCAAGCTCAGAGGAATAATCCTGAACTCTTTTTATATAATCCTGGATAGAGAAACGCTGACAACAGTGAAGTTGTGCAAGCTGGTGAGTACATAAATCATTTTAGCACAAACGTGCTCCTTCTGCTGCCCCCTACTGGCAGAGGAATGACCTACACTTCAGCGAGGAGTTTTCTCTTCTTCAGCTCGTTCTTCTCCTTCTCGTCGAGCCGTGCCGCGTCGCCCTGtttggccagcagcagcttctctctgaCCTGGTCCTGGATGCTCTCCGCCTGAGGAAACGGACGCAGACACACCGTCGCCTTGAACAGAATCATCACGACGGTCCAGAAAGACCCGCTTTGGTACGAGGGAGGTTCTTACGGTTCTGAATATCCTGGGGCCTCCGTCGTGGGACTTGTCCACGCGGATCCACTTGTTGGACATGGCCTTGCTGAAGCCGATCTTCCCGAAGGAGAGTTTCTACGCGAGAGACAGGAAGACGGCAATGACGTCTGGGAGTCCTGCAACGTTGGCTAAAATAAACGGCTCTGTTTCTGCTGAGTcggttttaaaatatgttatagtatatatatatatatatatatatataaagcataCAGAAGTTTCCATGCAACGAATGAAgatgctgactttttttttgccaccgtttgatgttaaatcagacaaaacgtctcttgttttaggtttaTTGGAATTACcagacttatttttatttatggtaaaaataatttgccaCAATTATATTTGACAATAATcaggaaatatgttttttgtttttttattatcgCTACTGACGATGTAAATAATTTGCACTGTGTGCACTGATCACACTTTTTAGCAATTACTggaatttcatttaaataattgatgataataataataataataataataataataataataataataataataataatactttaaaTTACTGAGatttaaaaccaagaaaaaaattaaataaaaatgtatatgtgGCTTAAAATGGTTCATAAgcaaaaatcaataataaaaaaagtgactAATGAGATTAAATTTtggaaagtattttaaaacaataaaaatatttttaaatgacttgtGTGGATTAGACTGGATTTCTGGCGTGGTTTTACAGGTTACATTAAAGCAGATTTGGgtctgtaatttctttttttattttgtgccacAATAAAAGCTTCACAATAAGTCATATTATACTTGTTCACTTGCAATATATTGCCtttctaataaaattaaatctaatgCGTGATAACTAACTGTTTAACTAATTCAGGTGAAATTAGCACTAGTAACTTTTAATCATTAGTAGCTTCACAGAAGGAAGCTTTAGGTGCAGTAAATGGCCcggtcgggaatcgaacctgcgacagctgCCTCCAGTCCAGAGCCACCTGGTGCCCCCactaatagtttatttttagaagtaACTGAGcactttaaattatgttttggaCATTTCCAGCTGAAAAGCGCATTACTGTTGAATCCTTTATCCTCAGCTGTGAAACAGAAACGTAGGCTAATTTATGAATAAGGTGAGTCGCTTGTTTTAATTGGACAAGAACAGACACAAATGATGACAGTTTACATtatcatttcagaaaaaaataactacaactTATAGAAATAAATCCCTCACCATGAGCTCAGCCTGTGGCAGACCCTCCAGGGGGATGGAGTTGAAGACACGGGCTTCATGGCTGCCCTGCTCGGCTATCTCGGTGCCCTCCTCGGTCAGTTCCCAGTGTTTGGAAGAGCGCAGCTCCGCTGAGATAACCTGAGCAGCAGAGAGCAACAATTGCTGTTATCACGCATAAAAACAACCGAGACTGAGGCTCATTCCTCTCGGCTCCTTCATTTAGCTGACTTATTTCCAATTCCTCATTCCTTAAAACACCATTGCATCAGTCGCGCTAAATGTTGACAGTGACACTCCAACTTCCGCCGACTCTCAGACCGGAAAAACTCACGTCGCCAAGCGCTTGCAGACTCTTCACAGCTCCGACGATGACCTGGTGGTCCACCCCGAGGCTGGCTGCCACTTCCAGGCTGTCCGCTCCGCCGTCCACCTTCTCAATCCGCTGAAGAAACGTTTCCACCACACCGGTGTCCGCCATGCTCGAGCCCTGTGGTACCCGAAAGAGACGGGATGTGACGTCACGATCTCAGTAACTTACGTACCAGTCTCGTAAGGTATACCCCGCCATATTGTGAGTGGCATATACTCGTCAATGGGAAACGTAAGAATagttaaaaagtgaataaaac from the Gambusia affinis linkage group LG19, SWU_Gaff_1.0, whole genome shotgun sequence genome contains:
- the farsa gene encoding phenylalanine--tRNA ligase alpha subunit yields the protein MADTGVVETFLQRIEKVDGGADSLEVAASLGVDHQVIVGAVKSLQALGDVISAELRSSKHWELTEEGTEIAEQGSHEARVFNSIPLEGLPQAELMKLSFGKIGFSKAMSNKWIRVDKSHDGGPRIFRTAESIQDQVREKLLLAKQGDAARLDEKEKNELKKRKLLAEVTVKSYWIIKGNSFSATVTKQETELTPEMIASGSWKEKKFKPYNFEAMGVAPDCGHLHPLMKVRTQFRQIFLEMGFSEMPTNNFIESSFWNFDSLFQPQQHPARDQHDTFFLSDPSLAHHFPMDYLERVKKVHSEGGYGSQGYKYDWKMEEAQKNILRTHTTAVSARMLYKLAQQEKFTPVKYFSIDRVFRNETLDATHLAEFHQIEGVVADYGLTLGDLMGVLHQFFTKLGITKLRFKPAYNPYTEPSMEVFSYHEGLKKWVEVGNSGVFRPEMLLPMGLPEDVSVIAWGLSLERPTMIKYGINNIRELVGHKVNLQMVYDSPICRLDS